In a genomic window of Enterobacter asburiae:
- a CDS encoding protein kinase: MTDNDNNRTVPNALPVGYRFNEFEIKEVIGGGGFGIVYRAWDHQLERTIAIKEFMPSSLAVRGDDMTLVLRSERFGKAFSAGLNSFIQEARLLARFNHPNLLHVLRFWVQNDTAYMGTLFYSGTTLSRLREEKPELINEAWIRRTLPMLFGAIKTIHDEGYLHRDISLDNIQIQDNGLPVLLDFGSARRTIGNLSDETETMLRPGFAPIEQYTDDNESEQGPWTDIYALGAVLRTLIVGSPPPVSVVRSIQDTCKPLVEIMPQGYSIPLLQAIDRALALHMEDRPQSIDEFAALIEMPVAGINDVLTAKKTGTMLVPVEEEKPASVLDWRRYKIPGMVAAGVLVGVVAGAMLFSGGNDAPEQAAQAPLETRPTETAANAPEVKPETATVSEPATAQQTPPPADASPVALVYIRIQDGETLKVNGEPKALRPAANGYASLKLPAGESKIELQGNGRTRSQTLDISKPGTWLVNP; this comes from the coding sequence ATGACGGATAATGATAACAATCGGACTGTCCCAAACGCGCTCCCGGTCGGGTACCGCTTCAACGAGTTTGAAATCAAAGAGGTGATCGGCGGCGGCGGTTTTGGCATTGTCTATCGCGCGTGGGATCACCAGCTCGAACGCACTATCGCTATCAAAGAATTTATGCCTTCCTCGCTCGCCGTGCGCGGCGACGACATGACCCTGGTGCTGCGCAGCGAGCGCTTTGGCAAAGCATTTTCCGCGGGCCTGAACAGCTTTATTCAGGAAGCGCGTCTGCTGGCGCGTTTTAACCACCCGAACCTGCTGCACGTGCTGCGTTTCTGGGTGCAAAACGACACGGCTTACATGGGGACGCTGTTTTATAGCGGCACCACGCTATCACGCCTGCGCGAAGAAAAACCGGAGCTGATCAACGAGGCCTGGATCCGCCGCACGCTGCCGATGCTGTTCGGCGCGATCAAGACCATCCACGACGAAGGCTATCTGCACCGCGACATCTCGCTGGATAATATTCAGATCCAGGATAACGGCCTGCCGGTGCTGCTCGATTTCGGCTCCGCGCGCCGCACCATCGGTAACCTTTCCGACGAAACGGAAACCATGCTGCGCCCCGGCTTTGCGCCGATTGAGCAGTACACCGACGACAACGAGAGCGAGCAGGGGCCGTGGACGGATATTTACGCCCTCGGCGCGGTGCTGCGTACCCTGATTGTGGGTTCTCCGCCGCCGGTCAGCGTGGTGCGCTCCATCCAGGACACCTGTAAGCCGCTGGTGGAAATCATGCCGCAGGGCTACTCCATTCCGCTGCTGCAGGCCATCGACCGCGCGCTGGCGCTGCACATGGAGGACCGTCCGCAGTCTATCGACGAATTCGCGGCGCTGATTGAGATGCCGGTCGCCGGGATCAACGACGTGCTCACCGCCAAAAAGACCGGCACCATGCTGGTTCCGGTTGAGGAAGAGAAGCCAGCTTCGGTGCTTGACTGGCGTCGCTATAAGATCCCGGGCATGGTTGCCGCGGGCGTGCTGGTGGGCGTTGTCGCCGGGGCGATGCTGTTTAGCGGTGGGAATGATGCGCCTGAGCAGGCTGCCCAGGCTCCGTTAGAGACGCGTCCGACAGAAACTGCCGCGAACGCGCCAGAGGTGAAGCCAGAAACGGCGACGGTGAGCGAGCCAGCGACGGCGCAACAGACGCCACCACCTGCCGACGCCAGCCCGGTCGCGCTGGTTTATATCCGTATCCAGGACGGTGAAACGCTGAAAGTGAACGGCGAACCAAAAGCGCTGCGTCCGGCGGCGAACGGCTATGCCTCGCTCAAGCTGCCAGCCGGTGAGTCGAAGATTGAACTGCAGGGCAACGGGAGAACGCGCAGCCAGACGCTGGATATCAGCAAGCCGGGCACCTGGCTGGTGAATCCGTAG